One window from the genome of Luteithermobacter gelatinilyticus encodes:
- a CDS encoding ABC transporter permease: MTPVLILARQEIKTGMRNFWVTAAVSLMILFSLSLALLGNAPGGEVSVGALSVVTVSLASLSIFLLPLIALLLGHDAIVGEAERGTLMLTLSYPVTRGQFLMGKFLGHMGIIGFAVLMGYGAAALVVGLRSGAPGTDAITAFAALVGSALLMSAIFLALGYISSVLVKERATAIGLAIGIWLIFVIIYDLLFLGLLVLAGENLPSWLVTGLFFLNPADLFRLLNLTSTEAMALASGMGSAGTDIGHELLVLVMMLWLVAGLGGCWLIFRRKEL, translated from the coding sequence ATGACCCCCGTTCTGATCCTGGCCCGGCAGGAAATCAAGACCGGGATGCGTAATTTCTGGGTGACGGCCGCGGTGTCCCTGATGATTCTGTTCTCGCTGTCGCTGGCGCTTCTGGGCAATGCGCCGGGCGGTGAGGTCAGCGTGGGTGCACTGTCCGTCGTCACAGTCAGCCTCGCCAGCCTGTCCATTTTCCTGTTGCCGCTGATTGCGCTGCTTTTAGGCCATGACGCCATTGTCGGCGAAGCGGAACGGGGTACGTTGATGCTGACCCTGTCCTATCCCGTAACGCGCGGACAGTTTCTGATGGGCAAGTTTCTTGGTCATATGGGGATCATTGGTTTCGCCGTCCTGATGGGGTATGGGGCGGCGGCGCTGGTGGTAGGGCTGCGTTCCGGCGCGCCCGGCACCGATGCGATCACGGCTTTTGCTGCGCTGGTGGGCAGCGCCCTGCTGATGAGTGCCATTTTCCTGGCTTTGGGGTACATATCCAGCGTGCTGGTAAAGGAAAGGGCCACGGCGATTGGTCTGGCCATCGGCATCTGGTTGATTTTCGTGATCATTTATGACCTGCTTTTCCTGGGTCTGCTGGTTTTGGCAGGGGAAAATCTGCCATCCTGGCTGGTAACAGGGCTGTTTTTTCTGAATCCTGCGGATTTGTTCCGCTTGCTCAATCTCACCTCGACCGAGGCGATGGCGCTGGCTTCCGGCATGGGCAGTGCGGGGACGGATATCGGGCACGAGCTGCTGGTTCTGGTCATGATGCTCTGGTTGGTAGCTGGCCTGGGAGGGTGCTGGCTGATTTTTCGGCGTAAGGAGTTATAG
- a CDS encoding nitrous oxide reductase accessory protein NosL — protein MKVVWHLFGLVWLFALAGCDEQVPPPPPAALDRTAQGFFCGMIVADHKGPKAQIHLEDRPTPIWFTSVRDAVAYLRMPEGGPRITGVYVHDMARAKSWENPGDDAWVPAEDAIYVIGSNRRGGMGALETVPFSDRTKAQAFVKEHGGQIVALGDIPESYILGTGAEENALSPRNEPQRPQPNSEKRKSQ, from the coding sequence GTGAAGGTTGTTTGGCATCTTTTTGGCTTGGTCTGGCTGTTTGCACTGGCCGGCTGTGACGAACAGGTCCCGCCCCCTCCGCCGGCGGCACTGGACCGTACGGCGCAGGGGTTCTTCTGCGGTATGATTGTTGCGGATCATAAAGGCCCCAAGGCGCAGATCCATCTGGAGGACCGGCCGACACCAATCTGGTTCACTTCCGTGCGGGATGCGGTGGCGTATCTGCGCATGCCGGAAGGTGGTCCTCGCATCACCGGCGTGTATGTCCATGACATGGCCCGGGCCAAAAGCTGGGAAAATCCGGGAGATGACGCCTGGGTCCCGGCGGAAGACGCTATTTATGTGATCGGCAGTAACCGCCGGGGTGGCATGGGGGCGCTTGAGACCGTGCCCTTTTCCGACCGGACAAAGGCACAGGCCTTTGTAAAGGAGCATGGCGGGCAAATCGTGGCTCTGGGGGACATCCCGGAGAGTTATATCCTGGGGACAGGGGCGGAAGAAAACGCCCTGTCCCCGAGGAATGAGCCGCAGCGGCCTCAACCCAACAGCGAGAAGAGGAAAAGCCAATGA
- a CDS encoding FAD:protein FMN transferase, translating to MTFRDTRRRLLIAAAASPLLSLPGLLRPDALASPSSVEAYRWRGVVLGGAAQMVLGVENPKVAEQFVRHATAEIDRLENIFSLYREDSVLCQLNREGRVDNPPPELLAVLGLSRDLWRQSGGAFDPSILPVWQAHAAGASGEDLQQALARVDFGRVIFSPDGIRFKALGMGLTFNGIAQGFITDRVVALLKDYGLTHSLVELGETRTLGPRRDGAPWRVGIEDPARPGQALREVTLDDNALAVSRGSASPFPGRPGLNHLLDPQTGQSPAYVAEVAVRAPTALLADGLSTAASLLPDAKARALLDRYRGVTGYFVAAGA from the coding sequence ATGACATTCCGAGACACCAGAAGACGGTTGCTGATCGCGGCAGCGGCGAGTCCGCTGCTGAGCCTGCCGGGCCTGCTGCGCCCCGATGCTCTGGCATCGCCTTCTTCGGTCGAGGCCTATCGCTGGCGGGGGGTGGTGCTGGGCGGCGCGGCGCAGATGGTCCTGGGGGTGGAAAATCCTAAAGTCGCGGAACAGTTCGTCCGCCACGCCACGGCGGAAATCGACCGGCTGGAGAATATTTTCAGCCTCTATCGCGAAGACTCCGTCCTGTGCCAACTAAACCGGGAAGGCCGGGTGGACAATCCGCCGCCGGAGCTTCTGGCGGTGCTGGGGCTATCCCGGGATCTCTGGCGGCAGAGCGGCGGGGCGTTCGATCCCAGCATCCTGCCCGTATGGCAGGCCCATGCGGCCGGAGCCTCCGGGGAAGACTTGCAACAGGCGCTGGCGCGCGTGGACTTTGGGCGGGTGATATTTTCGCCGGACGGGATTCGCTTCAAGGCGCTGGGCATGGGCTTGACCTTCAATGGTATCGCCCAGGGCTTCATCACCGACCGGGTGGTGGCGCTACTTAAGGACTATGGCCTGACACATTCGCTGGTGGAACTGGGCGAGACGCGCACGCTGGGACCGCGTCGCGACGGCGCGCCTTGGCGGGTGGGCATCGAGGATCCCGCCCGGCCCGGCCAGGCGCTGCGCGAGGTGACGCTGGACGATAACGCCCTGGCGGTGAGCCGCGGCAGCGCCAGCCCGTTCCCCGGCCGGCCGGGGCTCAATCACCTTCTGGACCCGCAAACGGGCCAAAGTCCGGCCTATGTGGCGGAAGTAGCGGTGCGGGCGCCAACGGCGCTGTTGGCCGATGGTCTGTCCACCGCGGCGAGCCTGCTGCCTGACGCCAAGGCCCGGGCCCTGCTGGATCGCTATAGGGGGGTCACCGGATATTTTGTTGCTGCCGGGGCCTGA